A genomic stretch from Numida meleagris isolate 19003 breed g44 Domestic line chromosome 2, NumMel1.0, whole genome shotgun sequence includes:
- the LOC110394483 gene encoding calcium/calmodulin-dependent 3',5'-cyclic nucleotide phosphodiesterase 1C-like — protein sequence MDDEINILFYLSLQNVDKWSFDVFALNDASGDHALKFIFYELLMCYDLINRFKIPISALVSFVEALEVGYSKHKNPYHNLMHAAGVMQTVHYLLFKTGVVVRTGVGILNT from the exons ATGGATGATGAGATTAACATTCTTTTCTACTTATCCTTGCAGAATGTAGACAAGTGGTCCTTTGATGTATTTGCACTAAATGATGCCAGTGGAGATCAtgcactgaaattcattttctatgAACTTCTCATGTGCTATGATCTGATCAATCGTTTCAAG ATCCCCATTTCTGCCCTGGTGTCCTTTGTGGAAGCTCTGGAGGTTGGATACAGCAAGCACAAAAATCCTTATCACAACCTAATGCATGCTGCAGGTGTGATGCAAACAGTCCATTACCTCCTTTTCAAGACAGGCGTAGTGGTGCGTACAGGAGTTGGCATCCTTAATACATAA